Proteins from a single region of Mumia flava:
- the cysS gene encoding cysteine--tRNA ligase — MTLSLYDSATMQVRDFVPIAPGAVGIYHCGLTVQGPPHLGHIRKEVVFDVLRRWMTHEGYAVTLVANVTDIDDKILAKQSEEDRPWWAVAYANERALHAAYDVLGCLPPTYEPRATGHIPEIVGLVETLIERGHAYVAPDGSGDVYFDVRSWPDYGELSRQRLDDMLDAGDADPRGKRDPRDFALWKGHKADEPGTAAWPSPWGPGRPGWHIECTAMATKYLGPAFDIHGGGLDLRFPHHENELAQARAAGLDFAASWMHNQLLRIGGEKMSKSVGNSLLVSEVVKRFRPIDVRYYLVAAHYRSVIDYSEAALAEAATAFGRIEAFVRRASEASGAPRDLADAEGAVSDAFATAMDDDLAVPAALAVVQDAIREGNKLLAAADVDTVALRTLVTSVRRMLDVLGLDPLSPTWAGADADSGAEREALGTLVDALLDQRAEARAARDFATADRVRDQLKAAGVEVEDTPSGPRWSVGAASGSED, encoded by the coding sequence GTGACACTGAGCCTCTACGACTCCGCGACGATGCAGGTCCGCGACTTCGTCCCGATCGCCCCCGGCGCGGTCGGGATCTACCACTGCGGTCTCACCGTCCAGGGTCCGCCGCACCTCGGCCACATCCGCAAGGAGGTGGTCTTCGACGTGCTGCGGCGGTGGATGACCCACGAGGGCTACGCGGTCACCCTGGTCGCGAACGTCACCGACATCGACGACAAGATCCTCGCGAAGCAGTCCGAGGAGGATCGGCCGTGGTGGGCCGTCGCGTACGCGAACGAGCGCGCGCTGCACGCGGCGTACGACGTGCTCGGCTGCCTGCCGCCGACGTACGAGCCACGCGCGACCGGCCACATCCCCGAGATCGTGGGGCTGGTCGAGACGCTGATCGAGCGTGGGCACGCCTACGTCGCCCCGGACGGGTCGGGGGACGTGTACTTCGACGTGCGCAGCTGGCCGGACTACGGCGAGCTGTCGCGGCAGCGGCTGGACGACATGCTCGACGCCGGTGACGCCGACCCCCGGGGCAAGCGCGACCCGCGCGACTTCGCGCTCTGGAAGGGCCACAAGGCCGATGAGCCGGGGACCGCCGCCTGGCCGTCGCCGTGGGGTCCCGGCCGGCCCGGGTGGCACATCGAGTGCACGGCGATGGCGACGAAGTACCTCGGTCCCGCCTTCGACATCCACGGCGGCGGTCTGGACCTGCGCTTCCCCCACCACGAGAACGAGCTCGCCCAGGCGCGCGCGGCCGGGCTCGACTTCGCGGCGAGCTGGATGCACAACCAGCTCCTGCGCATCGGCGGCGAGAAGATGAGCAAGTCGGTCGGCAACTCCCTGCTGGTCAGCGAGGTCGTGAAGCGGTTCCGGCCGATCGACGTGCGTTACTACCTGGTCGCGGCCCACTACCGGTCGGTGATCGACTACTCCGAGGCGGCGCTCGCCGAGGCCGCGACGGCGTTCGGACGGATCGAGGCGTTCGTACGGCGTGCGAGCGAGGCGTCCGGTGCTCCGCGCGACCTCGCCGACGCGGAGGGTGCGGTGTCCGACGCGTTCGCGACCGCGATGGACGACGACCTCGCGGTGCCGGCGGCACTCGCGGTGGTCCAGGACGCGATCCGCGAGGGCAACAAGCTGCTCGCCGCCGCCGACGTGGACACCGTCGCCCTGCGTACGCTCGTCACCTCGGTCCGCAGGATGCTCGACGTGCTCGGGCTCGATCCGCTGTCGCCGACGTGGGCGGGCGCCGACGCCGACTCCGGGGCGGAGCGTGAGGCGCTCGGTACGCTGGTGGACGCACTGCTCGACCAACGCGCCGAGGCCCGCGCCGCGCGCGACTTCGCGACCGCCGATCGGGTCCGCGACCAGCTCAAGGCCGCGGGCGTCGAGGTCGAGGACACGCCGTCGGGACCACGCTGGTCCGTCGGCGCAGCATCCGGGAGCGAGGACTGA
- a CDS encoding C39 family peptidase yields MRGLVIGAAGTVAATVLTAPAAAATTAADTTAATRAAAPAAVSASGGARVSSARWRGAGLRAGSGRGWAVRAGAVRITRPTSRVRTGGRTYDRVRWTSPWAKVGFGAGEVIASWTAVTPRRTWISVSVKVRTADGRTGSWDQVARWAHTGKAIDRRSGRAQRDDLARLVTDVVKTRGGARARGWRIRVDLHRPAGSSATPRLTSVGAVASVRARAARATSTPRRASRVALTVPRYSQMLHRGTYGQWGGGGAAWCSPTSTAMVLRAQGRGPKPRAYAWVRRDVPQRFVVHAARGTYDHRYRGTGNWPFNTAYAGSYGTDAFVTRLTSLRQAEAFVRAGIPLVLSIRFGAGELAGAPISSTAGHLVVLRGFTASGDALVNDPAARRRSGVDRRYRRDQLERAWLRGSGGTTYVVRTPGRSLPPLPGHRW; encoded by the coding sequence ATGCGGGGACTGGTGATCGGCGCAGCCGGGACCGTGGCGGCCACGGTGCTGACCGCACCTGCCGCCGCAGCTACGACAGCGGCGGACACGACCGCCGCCACCCGTGCGGCCGCCCCCGCCGCGGTGAGCGCCTCCGGCGGTGCCCGGGTCTCGTCTGCCCGCTGGCGCGGCGCGGGCCTGCGGGCCGGCTCGGGCCGCGGCTGGGCCGTCCGTGCCGGCGCGGTGCGCATCACCCGGCCGACGTCGCGGGTCCGCACCGGCGGCCGGACGTACGACCGGGTGCGCTGGACGTCGCCCTGGGCGAAGGTCGGCTTCGGCGCCGGCGAGGTGATCGCCTCGTGGACCGCCGTGACTCCCCGGCGGACCTGGATCTCCGTCTCGGTGAAGGTCCGCACCGCCGACGGCAGGACCGGATCGTGGGACCAGGTCGCGCGGTGGGCCCATACCGGAAAGGCGATCGACCGCCGTTCGGGTCGGGCGCAGCGCGACGATCTCGCGCGACTGGTGACGGACGTCGTGAAGACCCGCGGCGGTGCCCGCGCCCGGGGGTGGCGGATCCGCGTCGACCTGCACCGCCCGGCGGGCAGCTCGGCGACGCCGCGGCTGACCTCGGTCGGGGCGGTGGCCTCCGTACGCGCCCGCGCCGCACGCGCCACGTCGACCCCGCGGCGCGCGAGCCGGGTCGCGCTGACCGTGCCGCGGTACTCGCAGATGCTGCACCGCGGCACGTACGGCCAGTGGGGCGGTGGCGGAGCCGCCTGGTGCTCGCCGACCTCGACCGCGATGGTCCTGCGGGCGCAGGGCCGCGGGCCGAAGCCCCGGGCCTACGCCTGGGTCCGCCGCGACGTGCCGCAGCGCTTCGTCGTCCACGCCGCGCGCGGGACGTACGACCACCGCTACCGCGGGACCGGGAACTGGCCGTTCAACACCGCCTACGCGGGCTCGTACGGCACCGACGCGTTCGTGACCCGGCTGACCTCCTTGCGGCAGGCCGAGGCGTTCGTACGGGCCGGGATCCCGCTGGTGCTGTCGATCCGCTTCGGCGCCGGTGAGCTCGCCGGCGCGCCGATCTCGTCGACCGCCGGCCACCTCGTGGTGCTCCGCGGGTTCACGGCGTCCGGTGACGCGCTGGTCAACGACCCCGCCGCCCGACGGCGCTCGGGCGTCGACC